The DNA window TTTAAAAAATATTTTTATATGTAAGTTACAATAAAAAAATTTGTTTATTGAATATGTTAATTAACAATAATATGTTTCATATTAATAAATATTAATATGCGTTATTATAGAACAATAAATATTGTGCGTAAGTTTATATATACCTATATATAGGAAATATATTATGAAAGAAAGAATACAAAAAATTCTATCTCGTTATGGTTTTGGTTCTCGTCGTAATATTGAAAAAAAAATATGTAAAAAATTAATTAAAATAAATGGAAAATCTGTTTTTTTAGGACAAAGTTTTATAAGAAATGACATTCGATATATTTCTTTAGATAATAAAATTTATTTTTTAACACCAGATATAATAAGAATTATTATTTATAATAAACCTATTGGTGAAATATGCTCAAGAAAAGATACCAATAATAGAATCACTGTATTTAATAAATTACCTCAATTAAATCATTCTAATTGGATTAATATAGGTAGATTGGATATAAATACATCAGGTTTATTATTATTTACTAATTATGGGGAATTAGCATATAGATTAATGCATCCGCGTTATATGATTAAACGAGAATATTTAGTTAGAGTTTATGGTAACATATCTCATGAAAAAATTTTAATTTTAAAACATGGAATTAAAATAGGTAATTCTATTTCTAAATTTTTAGATATAGTGAGTTATAACAATAACAAAAAAAACCAATGGTTTAAAGTATCCTTATTACAAGGAAAAAATCATGAAGTACGATTACTGTGGAATTCTATAGGTATTAAAGTAAATCGATTAATTCGCATTAGTTATGGTGTAGCTAGACTACCTAAATATTTAAAACCTGGAAAATTTATAACATTAAATTCTACATATATCAATAAAATTTTTTATTCAGTAAATTTGAAATTATATAATTGTATGTTATAGATAATAATTATTATAAAACATATATTTATTCTAATTTTTAGAATATAAATTATTTATGAATTTTTATAGAATTATTTTTATGTAACATACGTGTTTTTTTTAAAATAAATTTTAATGTATTTGCTTGTCCAATAAGAAATATATTAGTATCAATATATCTATGTCCACCAATAAAATCAGTTATCAACGCACCTGATTCTCTAATTTGCAGTTCTCCAAAAATAATACGTAAAAATTTTTCATTAAATCCAATATAGGCATTAATTTTTCCAGAAGATAAATATGCTAAATCTAGAATAGAGCATCCGGTTTGTCGTAAAGATATTTTTTCTTGTAAAAATTGTTGTATAAATGATATATATAAATGATTATTTTTTATATTTTTTTTTTTAAAATAAAGCGCTATAACTTTATTTGGAATTTTATTTTCGTATTCACTGCCTCTAGCACGAAAACCATTTAATTGAGCACCTTGACCTTTAATGGCTGTAAATAGATCATTTTTAATTGGATCATATATTACTGAAATATATATTTCATTTTTTTCTTTTATAAGTATAGATAAACAAAAATGCGGAATTTTATTGATAAAATTCATGGTTCCGTTCAGTGGATTGATTAACCATTGATAATTATTAATAATCATTTTTTTTTTAGAACACGCGTTAATAATAGAATGATTAGGATAAGACCGATATATAATAGAATAAATTGATAAAAAAACTTTTTCTCTTATTGTGCGTATAAAATATAAAATTTTTGATCGTTCTGTAAGGCATGTTGTATTTTTTGAATCATAATATTGCGAAATGATCTTTCCGCCTGCTCGGATAGCTCTAATAGCTATATTTAATATAGGATTCATACAGTTATTTTCTCGTGTTTAATAATAATGTGAAATACAATTATAAATAAGAATAATTTTTGATATAAAAAATTGATTTATTTATCTAATAA is part of the Buchnera aphidicola (Cinara cuneomaculata) genome and encodes:
- a CDS encoding pseudouridine synthase — encoded protein: MKERIQKILSRYGFGSRRNIEKKICKKLIKINGKSVFLGQSFIRNDIRYISLDNKIYFLTPDIIRIIIYNKPIGEICSRKDTNNRITVFNKLPQLNHSNWINIGRLDINTSGLLLFTNYGELAYRLMHPRYMIKREYLVRVYGNISHEKILILKHGIKIGNSISKFLDIVSYNNNKKNQWFKVSLLQGKNHEVRLLWNSIGIKVNRLIRISYGVARLPKYLKPGKFITLNSTYINKIFYSVNLKLYNCML
- a CDS encoding inositol monophosphatase family protein, with product MNPILNIAIRAIRAGGKIISQYYDSKNTTCLTERSKILYFIRTIREKVFLSIYSIIYRSYPNHSIINACSKKKMIINNYQWLINPLNGTMNFINKIPHFCLSILIKEKNEIYISVIYDPIKNDLFTAIKGQGAQLNGFRARGSEYENKIPNKVIALYFKKKNIKNNHLYISFIQQFLQEKISLRQTGCSILDLAYLSSGKINAYIGFNEKFLRIIFGELQIRESGALITDFIGGHRYIDTNIFLIGQANTLKFILKKTRMLHKNNSIKIHK